From the Methanomicrobiales archaeon genome, one window contains:
- the albA gene encoding DNA-binding protein Alba, translating into MLKDNTVFVGNKPVMNYVLAVVTQFNNGANEVSIKARGKAISRAVDTAEIAMNRFLENVIKKGIVTSTEVIDTDSGKTNVSSIEITLAQIR; encoded by the coding sequence ATGTTAAAGGATAACACAGTATTCGTTGGCAATAAACCAGTCATGAACTATGTGTTGGCAGTAGTCACGCAGTTCAATAATGGCGCGAATGAGGTCTCGATCAAGGCACGCGGAAAGGCGATCTCGCGGGCTGTGGATACGGCAGAGATCGCCATGAACCGGTTCCTGGAGAACGTGATCAAGAAAGGCATCGTCACCTCGACGGAAGTGATCGATACCGATAGCGGAAAGACGAACGTCTCCAGCATCGAGATAACCCTCGCTCAGATACGATAG
- the asd gene encoding aspartate-semialdehyde dehydrogenase, whose translation MIKVGVLGATGAVGQRFVQLLANHPWFELECLTASERSAGKRYGDVVNWRLDAPFPKDAGEIVVSPTTLEGVRGLDLVFSALPAEIAGRVEDEISRAGIAVCSNARSHRMEGDVPLVIPEVNPEHLGLIDVQRDRGRDGFIVTNPNCSTIMLCVALAPLRQAGFSNIQVATMQAISGAGFEGVPGMAIYDNVIPYIGQEEEKMESETLKILGTLEGDAIINASCRVSASCNRVPVIDGHTLVVWLDTSETVENVKRAFRSFSPPFSGLPTQPERSIELFEQPDRPQPRLDRNRGNGMTVSVGRIREGLRFIALGHNTIRGAAGASVLNAELIHTKKYL comes from the coding sequence ATGATCAAGGTTGGAGTGCTTGGTGCCACCGGTGCGGTTGGCCAGCGTTTCGTCCAGCTCCTGGCGAACCACCCCTGGTTCGAACTGGAATGCCTCACGGCATCGGAGCGAAGCGCCGGGAAACGCTACGGCGATGTGGTGAACTGGCGGCTGGATGCTCCGTTCCCGAAGGATGCAGGGGAGATCGTGGTCAGTCCGACCACACTCGAGGGAGTGCGGGGGCTCGATCTCGTATTCTCCGCCCTCCCGGCAGAGATCGCCGGCCGCGTCGAGGATGAGATCTCGAGAGCCGGTATCGCGGTATGCAGCAATGCTCGTTCGCACCGCATGGAGGGGGATGTGCCGCTCGTTATCCCGGAAGTAAACCCGGAGCACCTGGGGCTGATCGACGTCCAGCGCGATCGCGGTCGTGACGGGTTCATCGTGACCAATCCCAACTGCTCCACGATCATGCTCTGCGTCGCGCTTGCCCCGCTTCGCCAGGCGGGGTTTTCAAACATCCAGGTGGCGACCATGCAGGCGATCTCGGGCGCCGGGTTCGAGGGTGTGCCGGGGATGGCGATCTACGATAACGTCATTCCCTACATCGGCCAGGAGGAGGAGAAGATGGAGTCCGAGACCCTGAAGATCCTGGGAACGCTCGAGGGGGACGCCATCATCAACGCCTCCTGCAGGGTAAGCGCCAGCTGCAATCGCGTCCCGGTGATCGACGGTCACACGCTCGTCGTATGGCTGGACACTTCCGAGACCGTTGAGAACGTGAAAAGGGCTTTCCGGTCCTTTTCTCCGCCGTTCAGCGGGCTCCCGACGCAACCGGAGAGATCGATCGAGCTCTTCGAGCAGCCGGATAGGCCACAGCCGCGGCTCGACAGAAACCGCGGCAACGGGATGACCGTATCCGTGGGGAGGATCCGTGAAGGGCTCCGCTTCATCGCCCTCGGCCACAACACCATCCGCGGAGCTGCAGGAGCTTCCGTACTGAATGCAGAACTGATCCACACGAAAAAGTATCTGTAA
- a CDS encoding 4Fe-4S binding protein, giving the protein MPAVVDKDVCVGCETCVDECPAEAITMEDGVARIDRERCTECATCVDICPSVAIRMEE; this is encoded by the coding sequence GTGCCAGCAGTTGTTGACAAAGATGTCTGTGTCGGTTGCGAAACGTGCGTCGATGAGTGCCCCGCAGAAGCCATCACAATGGAAGACGGTGTTGCAAGGATTGACAGGGAGAGGTGCACGGAATGTGCCACCTGCGTGGATATCTGCCCCTCGGTAGCGATCCGGATGGAAGAATGA